The following are encoded in a window of Gossypium raimondii isolate GPD5lz chromosome 13, ASM2569854v1, whole genome shotgun sequence genomic DNA:
- the LOC105782320 gene encoding uncharacterized protein LOC105782320, with translation MNFLLFLVICNFGNLERSEDGRELLFDHGAPYFTVTNPDVLSVVTEWESRGLVAEWKSNFRSFDCFTNKIVNIEHQRKISCFRSGTTCYSWCYYGEGLKVLPEAPPFLKTDPVRPEFYRATIRWEANDGSGSAGFVAESTGHQMSSRLLSMKSANALKLCLVIIRKETFLLNEEKV, from the exons atgaattttttgttgtttttggtaaTATGTAACTTTGGGAATTTAGAGAGAAGTGAAGATGGGAGAGAGCTGTTATTCGATCATGGTGCTCCTTATTTCACAGTGACAAATCCCGATGTGTTGAGTGTTGTTACTGAGTGGGAATCAAGAGGCCTTGTTGCTGAATGGAAATCGAATTTTAGGTCTTTTGATTGTTTCACCAACAAAATTGTCAACATTGAACACCAG AGAAAGATTAGCTGCTTTAGAAGTGGGACTACTTGCTACAGTTGGTGTTACTATGGTGAAG GCTTGAAGGTTCTTCCTGAAGCACCTCCCTTCCTAAAGACGGATCCAGTTCGGCCAGAATTTTATCGTGCTACTATCAGATGGGAGGCTAATGATGGATCGGGGAGTGCAGG ATTTGTCGCTGAGAGCACTGGTCACCAAATGAGTAGTCGGCTTCTGAGTATGAAGTCAGCTAATGCTTTGAAGTTATGTTTGGTCATAATCCGTAAAGAAACTTTCTTGCTAAATGAGGAAAAAGTATGA
- the LOC105782318 gene encoding beta-glucosidase 18 isoform X2, whose product MPVNDIIHVSLMFFVVYLLVSSTSNAEGFEIESQDVRRFEFPDNFLFGTAVSSYQVEGGYLEDGKGLSNWDVFTHIPGNIKNNENGDDADDDYHLFLEDAEIAQSLGVNAYRFSISWARILPRGRFGEVNPGGIKFYNKIIDNLLLRELEDRYGAWLSPLMQDDFLLLAETCFKSFGDRVKYWTTINEPNVFAEMSYVRGLYPPAHCSPPFGNCSVGNADIEPLIVVHNMLLAHGKAVKLYRERFQSKQGGSIGLVVQSHMYEPLRDVESDRQAVNRALAFTGGWVLDPLVFGDYPPEMRQYHRSELPRFSSEETEYMKGSIDFIGLNHYSTLYAKDCIHSPCVLGGDHFIRGFTFTTGERDGTLIGEPTGVERFYVVPRGMEKIVDHVSKRYNNMPIYVTENGYCPPLTEAAPNLLHDVNRVHFYNGYLAALARAIRKGADVRGYFAWSLMDNFEWAGGYSSTFGLYYVDRLTMNRTPKLSAKWFQHFLANRSSARFNRQRFVNPTPKSRRVRKSKYIVIATTNANATDV is encoded by the exons ATGCCTGTTAATGACATAATCCATGTCTCTTTGATGTTTTTTGTTGTATATCTACTTGTTTCTTCTACTTCTAATGCTGAAGGTTTTGAGATTGAAAGCCAAGATGTTAGAAGATTTGAATTCCCAGATAACTTTCTGTTTGGTACAGCTGTTTCTTCATACCAG GTTGAAGGGGGATATCTTGAAGATGGAAAAGGCCTAAGCAACTGGGATGTTTTCACTCACATTCCAG GAAACATTAAAAACAATGAGAATGGAGATGATGCAGATGATGATTACCATCTGTTCTTG GAAGATGCTGAGATTGCACAATCACTTGGGGTGAATGCATATCGGTTTTCGATTTCATGGGCTAGAATTCTACCTA GAGGAAGGTTTGGTGAAGTTAATCCAGGTGGAATCAagttttataacaaaattatagACAACCTCTTGCTCAGGG AACTGGAGGATAGATATGGGGCTTGGCTCAGTCCACTAATGCA GGATGATTTTCTTCTTTTGGCTGAAACCTGTTTCAAGAGCTTTGGCGATAGAGTTAAGTACTGGACAACTATCAATGAGCCTAATGTGTTTGCAGAAATGTCATATGTTAGGGGACTTTATCCACCTGCTCATTGTTCTCCACCTTTCGGAAATTGTTCAGTTGGCAATGCCGACATTGAGCCTCTTATAGTTGTTCACAACATGTTATTAGCCCATGGCAAGGCTGTTAAGCTATACCGAGAACGATTTCAG TCAAAACAAGGTGGTTCGATAGGATTAGTTGTGCAGTCACATATGTATGAACCACTAAGAGATGTAGAATCCGATCGTCAAGCCGTGAATCGGGCTCTGGCTTTTACAGGTGGCTG GGTTTTAGATCCTTTGGTATTTGGAGATTACCCTCCTGAAATGCGCCAGTACCACAGGAGTGAACTGCCAAGGTTTTCCAGTGAAGAAACTGAGTATATGAAAGGCAGTATTGATTTTATTGGTCTTAATCATTATTCAACATTATATGCCAAGGATTGCATCCATTCTCCTTGCGTCTTAGGTGGAGACCATTTCATCAGAGGCTTTACATTCACAACTGGAGAAAGAGATGGCACTCTAATCGGTGAACCA ACCGGTGTTGAAAGATTTTATGTTGTTCCGAGGGGCATGGAGAAGATTGTTGATCATGTTTCAAAAAGATACAATAACATGCCCATATATGTAACAGAGAATG GATATTGTCCCCCACTGACTGAAGCAGCTCCAAATTTGCTGCATGATGTCAACCGAGTCCATTTCTACAATGGTTATCTTGCTGCTTTGGCCCGAGCAATTAG GAAGGGTGCTGACGTACGAGGATACTTTGCATGGAGCttgatggataactttgaatGGGCAGGAGGTTACAGTTCAACATTCGGACTTTACTACGTTGATCGTCTAACTATGAACCGAACTCCCAAGCTTTCTGCTAAATGGTTTCAACATTTTCTTGCAAACAGAAGCAGTGCAAGATTTAACAGACAAAGGTTCGTGAATCCAACACCCAAATCTCGACGTGTTCGAAAAAGCAAATATATCGTAATTGCTACAACTAATGCTAATGCAACAGATGTGTGA
- the LOC105782318 gene encoding beta-glucosidase 18 isoform X1, translating to MPVNDIIHVSLMFFVVYLLVSSTSNAEGFEIESQDVRRFEFPDNFLFGTAVSSYQVEGGYLEDGKGLSNWDVFTHIPGNIKNNENGDDADDDYHLFLEDAEIAQSLGVNAYRFSISWARILPRGRFGEVNPGGIKFYNKIIDNLLLRGIEPFLTIHHFDLPQELEDRYGAWLSPLMQDDFLLLAETCFKSFGDRVKYWTTINEPNVFAEMSYVRGLYPPAHCSPPFGNCSVGNADIEPLIVVHNMLLAHGKAVKLYRERFQSKQGGSIGLVVQSHMYEPLRDVESDRQAVNRALAFTGGWVLDPLVFGDYPPEMRQYHRSELPRFSSEETEYMKGSIDFIGLNHYSTLYAKDCIHSPCVLGGDHFIRGFTFTTGERDGTLIGEPTGVERFYVVPRGMEKIVDHVSKRYNNMPIYVTENGYCPPLTEAAPNLLHDVNRVHFYNGYLAALARAIRKGADVRGYFAWSLMDNFEWAGGYSSTFGLYYVDRLTMNRTPKLSAKWFQHFLANRSSARFNRQRFVNPTPKSRRVRKSKYIVIATTNANATDV from the exons ATGCCTGTTAATGACATAATCCATGTCTCTTTGATGTTTTTTGTTGTATATCTACTTGTTTCTTCTACTTCTAATGCTGAAGGTTTTGAGATTGAAAGCCAAGATGTTAGAAGATTTGAATTCCCAGATAACTTTCTGTTTGGTACAGCTGTTTCTTCATACCAG GTTGAAGGGGGATATCTTGAAGATGGAAAAGGCCTAAGCAACTGGGATGTTTTCACTCACATTCCAG GAAACATTAAAAACAATGAGAATGGAGATGATGCAGATGATGATTACCATCTGTTCTTG GAAGATGCTGAGATTGCACAATCACTTGGGGTGAATGCATATCGGTTTTCGATTTCATGGGCTAGAATTCTACCTA GAGGAAGGTTTGGTGAAGTTAATCCAGGTGGAATCAagttttataacaaaattatagACAACCTCTTGCTCAGGG GAATTGAACCATTTCTGACAATACACCATTTTGATCTTCCACAAGAACTGGAGGATAGATATGGGGCTTGGCTCAGTCCACTAATGCA GGATGATTTTCTTCTTTTGGCTGAAACCTGTTTCAAGAGCTTTGGCGATAGAGTTAAGTACTGGACAACTATCAATGAGCCTAATGTGTTTGCAGAAATGTCATATGTTAGGGGACTTTATCCACCTGCTCATTGTTCTCCACCTTTCGGAAATTGTTCAGTTGGCAATGCCGACATTGAGCCTCTTATAGTTGTTCACAACATGTTATTAGCCCATGGCAAGGCTGTTAAGCTATACCGAGAACGATTTCAG TCAAAACAAGGTGGTTCGATAGGATTAGTTGTGCAGTCACATATGTATGAACCACTAAGAGATGTAGAATCCGATCGTCAAGCCGTGAATCGGGCTCTGGCTTTTACAGGTGGCTG GGTTTTAGATCCTTTGGTATTTGGAGATTACCCTCCTGAAATGCGCCAGTACCACAGGAGTGAACTGCCAAGGTTTTCCAGTGAAGAAACTGAGTATATGAAAGGCAGTATTGATTTTATTGGTCTTAATCATTATTCAACATTATATGCCAAGGATTGCATCCATTCTCCTTGCGTCTTAGGTGGAGACCATTTCATCAGAGGCTTTACATTCACAACTGGAGAAAGAGATGGCACTCTAATCGGTGAACCA ACCGGTGTTGAAAGATTTTATGTTGTTCCGAGGGGCATGGAGAAGATTGTTGATCATGTTTCAAAAAGATACAATAACATGCCCATATATGTAACAGAGAATG GATATTGTCCCCCACTGACTGAAGCAGCTCCAAATTTGCTGCATGATGTCAACCGAGTCCATTTCTACAATGGTTATCTTGCTGCTTTGGCCCGAGCAATTAG GAAGGGTGCTGACGTACGAGGATACTTTGCATGGAGCttgatggataactttgaatGGGCAGGAGGTTACAGTTCAACATTCGGACTTTACTACGTTGATCGTCTAACTATGAACCGAACTCCCAAGCTTTCTGCTAAATGGTTTCAACATTTTCTTGCAAACAGAAGCAGTGCAAGATTTAACAGACAAAGGTTCGTGAATCCAACACCCAAATCTCGACGTGTTCGAAAAAGCAAATATATCGTAATTGCTACAACTAATGCTAATGCAACAGATGTGTGA
- the LOC105782318 gene encoding beta-glucosidase 18 isoform X3, whose product MPVNDIIHVSLMFFVVYLLVSSTSNAEGFEIESQDVRRFEFPDNFLFGTAVSSYQVEGGYLEDGKGLSNWDVFTHIPGNIKNNENGDDADDDYHLFLEDAEIAQSLGVNAYRFSISWARILPRGRFGEVNPGGIKFYNKIIDNLLLRGIEPFLTIHHFDLPQELEDRYGAWLSPLMQDDFLLLAETCFKSFGDRVKYWTTINEPNVFAEMSYVRGLYPPAHCSPPFGNCSVGNADIEPLIVVHNMLLAHGKAVKLYRERFQSKQGGSIGLVVQSHMYEPLRDVESDRQAVNRALAFTGGWVLDPLVFGDYPPEMRQYHRSELPRFSSEETEYMKGSIDFIGLNHYSTLYAKDCIHSPCVLGGDHFIRGFTFTTGERDGTLIGEPTGVERFYVVPRGMEKIVDHVSKRYNNMPIYVTENGYCPPLTEAAPNLLHDVNRVHFYNGYLAALARAIRMDC is encoded by the exons ATGCCTGTTAATGACATAATCCATGTCTCTTTGATGTTTTTTGTTGTATATCTACTTGTTTCTTCTACTTCTAATGCTGAAGGTTTTGAGATTGAAAGCCAAGATGTTAGAAGATTTGAATTCCCAGATAACTTTCTGTTTGGTACAGCTGTTTCTTCATACCAG GTTGAAGGGGGATATCTTGAAGATGGAAAAGGCCTAAGCAACTGGGATGTTTTCACTCACATTCCAG GAAACATTAAAAACAATGAGAATGGAGATGATGCAGATGATGATTACCATCTGTTCTTG GAAGATGCTGAGATTGCACAATCACTTGGGGTGAATGCATATCGGTTTTCGATTTCATGGGCTAGAATTCTACCTA GAGGAAGGTTTGGTGAAGTTAATCCAGGTGGAATCAagttttataacaaaattatagACAACCTCTTGCTCAGGG GAATTGAACCATTTCTGACAATACACCATTTTGATCTTCCACAAGAACTGGAGGATAGATATGGGGCTTGGCTCAGTCCACTAATGCA GGATGATTTTCTTCTTTTGGCTGAAACCTGTTTCAAGAGCTTTGGCGATAGAGTTAAGTACTGGACAACTATCAATGAGCCTAATGTGTTTGCAGAAATGTCATATGTTAGGGGACTTTATCCACCTGCTCATTGTTCTCCACCTTTCGGAAATTGTTCAGTTGGCAATGCCGACATTGAGCCTCTTATAGTTGTTCACAACATGTTATTAGCCCATGGCAAGGCTGTTAAGCTATACCGAGAACGATTTCAG TCAAAACAAGGTGGTTCGATAGGATTAGTTGTGCAGTCACATATGTATGAACCACTAAGAGATGTAGAATCCGATCGTCAAGCCGTGAATCGGGCTCTGGCTTTTACAGGTGGCTG GGTTTTAGATCCTTTGGTATTTGGAGATTACCCTCCTGAAATGCGCCAGTACCACAGGAGTGAACTGCCAAGGTTTTCCAGTGAAGAAACTGAGTATATGAAAGGCAGTATTGATTTTATTGGTCTTAATCATTATTCAACATTATATGCCAAGGATTGCATCCATTCTCCTTGCGTCTTAGGTGGAGACCATTTCATCAGAGGCTTTACATTCACAACTGGAGAAAGAGATGGCACTCTAATCGGTGAACCA ACCGGTGTTGAAAGATTTTATGTTGTTCCGAGGGGCATGGAGAAGATTGTTGATCATGTTTCAAAAAGATACAATAACATGCCCATATATGTAACAGAGAATG GATATTGTCCCCCACTGACTGAAGCAGCTCCAAATTTGCTGCATGATGTCAACCGAGTCCATTTCTACAATGGTTATCTTGCTGCTTTGGCCCGAGCAATTAG GATGGACTGCTGA